GACGCCGACCACCcatcctttcctttcctttgtgCAACTCCCAACATGAGTGAGTAACATCCCcgattttcttcttatctttcattcatcttcctccctcCATCTTTCACAATATCGTCTCTATTAATAAGACGActtactttcttctttatatTCTTATAATACATTTATCTGCTCTCATCTCTTGCCGCCTATTGACTTACGATGTGGATAGAATCGCCGGCTGTTCGCGGCCCCCGGCTTCTGGGATCGCTGCTCCTGGCCCTCACGCTTCCCTCTGCCATCACTGTCCAGGCGGCTGCCATACAGCAGGAGATAATCttccaaaaagaaacaccaGGACATGTCGGCGGCGTCGCCAGTGAGAGCAGAGAATGCAGCGCCATAGGCAGAGATTTGCTGGCTAGAGGGGTATGTCGCGTGCTAAGACTACATCTTATGATTGCGAAGATGTCTCATCCggatcatcatcatcaccatcaccatcggcAAACTAAccattttttatttcttcatTTAGGGTAATGCCATCGATGCCTTGGTCGGCACAACATTCTGTGTTGGCGTTATTGGCATGTATCACTCAGGcatcggcggcggaggcTTTGCCGTGGTCCGCGATGCCAACGGCGAGTATGAGGCCATCGACTTCAGAGAAGCTGCGCCAGCCGCGGCCTTTGAGGACATGTACAAGAACAACGCAAGCGCAAGCATCCGCGGCGGCCTTGCTGTCGGCGTCCCCAGCGAGATCAAGGGGCTCGAGTACATGCACACAAAGTACGGCGTCCTCCCCTGGAAGACAGTCATGCAGGGCGCCATCCATGTGGCTCGTAATGGATTCCGAGGTAAGTTCTGCTCCCCTGAAAAATTTTAACGTGTGAGTGCTGATTGGGTGGCGATAGTCTCTAGCGATCTTGTACGGTACATGAGTAGCACGTTCAAGGCGGACGGAGGGACTTTTCTCACAAAGGACCCCAACTGGGCTGCGGACTTTGCCCCTGACGGTGCGTCTAGAAAACTTGAATCTTCTTTTTGTGAGATGATCTAGACGCAAACTAACTTGTTCTAGGGGATTTGGTCAAAGAAGGTGCCTGGATGACGCGGAAACGCTACGCAGAGTAAGCCAGCCACTCGTTCCTTGGACCGTTAAGCTTCGGATAGAATGCTTACCCATCTTCTAGCACCCTTGAGAAGGTTTCCAAGCATGGCTCTGAAATATTTTATTCCGGAGAAATAGGTAAGCCTCCATCTTACATGTGCCGCTGTAAAGCTTCTAATAACTAATCTATCACGTATAGCCGAGACCATTGTCGACTATGTTCGACGCACCGGCGGGACAATGACCCTCGACGATATGACGAATTACAAGGTCGTCATCCGTCCCGTTCACAATGTGACTTATCGAGGCCTCACTCTCCACGGCATTGGTTCCCCCGCCGGCGGCGCCGTCAGTCTCCAGATCCTCAAAATCATGGAGCGCTATGACTCGGAAGACTGGGCTGACCAAGACCTGTCTCGCCATCGCCTCACCGAAGCCATGCGCTTTGCGTACGCCGCCCGAATCAGCCTCGGCGATCCAGAGTTTGTAGATGCCGACGTGGAGGGTTTTGAAAAGGAGATGCTCGACCCGAAGAACATTGATGCCATTCACGAGAGGATCTGGGATAATCAGACACATCCTACAAAGTACTACAACCCGGAGGACTTTTATGTACCTGAGAACCATGGCACCTCGCACATTGTGGCTGCTGACAAGTCTGGTATGGCCGTCTCCTTGACGACGACTGTCAATCTCCTTTTCGGAGCCCAAATCGTCGAACCTGAAACCGGCATCATCCTGTAAGTCTCTCCCTTTCCGTGGAATCCATTTCCATGATTTCGGAACTGACATGTCACTCCCAGAAACAATGAAATGAACGACTTCTCCATCCCGGGAGTCAGCAACGAATTCGGCTTCGCCCCCTCCGTAGCAAACTACATCCGCCCCGGCAAAcgccctctctcctccatcacccccatcatcgccgccttcCCCAACGGCACCCTCTACGCCGCCATCGGCGCCGCCGGCGGCTCCCGAATCATCTCCGCCACAGCCCAAGTCCTCTGGCACGTCCTCGATGACCACGACGCCACTCTAGCAGGTGCTCTGCAGCGACCGCGTCTTCACGATCAGCTCATGCCGAATACTGTCCTGCTGGAAGAAATGTTCGATGATGAAGTAGCTTTGggattggagaagaggggcCACAACGTGACTTGGGCTCGGCCGGGCTTGAGCTCCGTACAGGCCGTCAGGAGATTCACCGACGGTGTGTTTGAGGCGGCGGGCGAGCCGAGACAGAAGAACAGCGCGGGATACACACTGTAGAAGGGGGAACGGAGTTTTATGAAAGGGAGCGTATAGGTATGGGTCAATGAATAGAGGTTAGACATTGCAGTGATACCATTAGCATTAGCGCAACCAtttggtttttttcttgaatATGCTCGTCTTGCCGCTTTTTATTCTATTCTCGAATTCTGTCTCCATAATCTTTGCTTCAAAAGCAAGCAACATCTATATATGTACCCTCCGCTAACCAGTCTATcaataaaagaaaagggggtaTCTCCTAGTTCTATATACCTAGCATTCTGCAATAAACACGAAACCAAACCATTattcttcaccttcttctgcaaagTGCCGCCAGCCGGTCCATCTGTGCCAGCCATTTCTCTTCAAATACTTCTTCGGAGAATCTCGTTGCTGATTTCCTCGCGCGTAGGCGCATCGCCAGGGGATCAGGAAGCGAAAGGGCTGCTTCGTATCCTGCTGCAAACTCGGCTGCAGTTGATCCGTGGAAGCCTAGAATCGTTACGTCAGTATACTGTTATCTGAGTCCAGTTTCCTTATTCTCCAGACTTACCCGTTGGCTGGCCATCAACTTCAGTGACAATGTCCAGCTTGGGGCCACCGCTATCGTGGACCACGGAAATCAACCCGGCGGCCTGGTACTCCACGACGCCGATTCCAAAGTGCTCGTTCCACATTCCATTGACGCCCACAGAAGCTTTCCTCGACCAGTCAAGAATCTCTGCCCAAGAAGCGTTGATATGAAATAGGACACGATCCTTGATACCGAGCTCATTCGCCATTAGCCGCAGCTTGTAGACCCTCTTGGAATCCGAGTCATCTCGAACGCTTCCAATGAGAACgagttttgctttttctgcagcttccgtcttcgtcttgaCGAAATCAGCAAAAGACTGGAGAACGAGCGGGTGGTTCTTTTCAGGGCGAAACTGCGCAATATATATGAGAATCGGCTCTCGCATCTTCTCGCTCTCTGCGGAAACGTCGACCTCCTTCTCAAATTCGCTGACGGCCACCGGGGGATATACGACAGCAATTGGGTTCTCTCGGTCTTTTCCTCGACGGTATGGGCCCCACAAGCTCTTTACATGACCCTGGGTCCATGTAGAATTCGTCATGACGACGTCGATGGAGGATCCAACAATAGAGtagagaagagcaaacaaatGCCAGTATGCCTTCTTCACGGCCCCCTTGGCTCCGGTGCCCCGACCAGCATTGACTCCCTGGGAGCCCACAGCAGATGTAGGATCTAGAGATTCTAGCATGTCGGTAGAGATTGTCGGATAGTGTACATAGGCACCAGTGGGCACACTTCGGAATAAGAGCTTCGAGAGGCTGAGTGCAAATGCGTAACCCATGGTATCAATAAAAACATCGGGCACCAGCAGGGAGAAGGCGTCCCAGGCGAGTACTATCGAACCCAAAGACTGTCCCAGGAGCGTAAAGACTGGCCACCTTGACGCAAGAACCCAGCGTGTCTTAGAGAGGTCGAGGAATTGGACAGTCGGGGCGTGGAGCTCGATATTGAATCGGGTCTGGATTTCAGTTTAATAAGACTGTCTCTCCGTGTCTGATCTTGATTCTAGATTCTCACCTTGATTCGGTTTAGAACCGCACCTTTGGTTAGAGTGCGATCTCCGGTATACACAAAGCACTTGGCTCTCGGCCATCGATCTTGTGTCGCACGAATGGCAGCCCACAAGACTCGCTCTCCGCCACCTCCAGCATTGCTGACGCGGTGTTAATGAAATGCAATGGGGAGTCATCGGAGGGACGGCAACAAGGGAGGGGCCGCGGCCACTTGGAGAGAATCATACCAGAAGGGGTGGAAGAAGCCAACTACTCCGTCCCAGTCTTTGGAGTCCTTGAGGTTGCCGTTTGCATCCAGTGAATCATTAGTCGTGCTGCCTGACTCTGGGCGTTGTTGCAAGTATTTCTTGTGTTCTTCATCCATTAAGCTGACCAGGTGCTTTCGCGTGCCATCCGTCTTGACTCGCAATATCCATCCGATGCCAGAAGCGATGAGGGGAAGAACGAAGAGCAGAATCAACGGCGAGGTTGCCACAAAAGTCACAAAGATGGCCATTGAGGAGGAATTCAGCCCAAGAGCAGAAGACGGCTGGCTGCATGTCGCCGCCTCTGCCGAGCACTTGTCCGCCATGGGCAGGCCGGGAAACTCGTTCTCGCTTTGATATTGGCGATGCCTGGTTTGGGGGCCTTTCCGGTCGAGCTGCTGATGTCTGGTTATTTAAATGCCCGCAATGCCACACGCCTTGACGCGACAGCAGGTGGCATtgccagagacagagacaatGGAGGGGAGAAATGAGAGTGAAAGGTGAGAGGTGTAGAAGGAAAGCAAGCATGTGGGGGAATCTGCCTGTATGACTTGCTACTAAGGTACATTATTGACAGCTTGTCCCAGGCACTGGCTCCAGTTTGGGACCACTATGAAGCCACTGTCGAGCAATTCTGTGGCGCCAGCTTCAGGCAACTGTGGCTTGAGCGCTGAATGGATTTCTTCGGGACCCACTCACGGGACTTTATCACGCTTCGGTCTTTGTTCTCATGACGACTGGGCTCTCTACTTTTATATTGCAATTGTCCATGTGCTGAATCGAGACTTATTAATCAATCAATGGTATTGTGGCACATCCTTTAACTGACCTTATTCTGGACAATTCGGGTCACGTTCTCACTCCCATCGGCTTCAAAGCTATGACTGGCCATGGCTTTCTTCAGCAAATCAGTCAAGGGCCTCGCCGCTCGTGGTAGCAGGGCTTCGCTTTCGCCTTCACCTTCACATCTAACTCAAACACCCTTTCCTGCAATCCGAAGCAGAACCAGTTCAATCCCAGGACATCGCAGCTTTCACCTGAGCGCCGTAGGAGATGCCGTCCTGTGGACAGCTGACAGTATCACCTTCATCCACCATGCCGGGCTGCCCTGGTTCATCTCTATTCCCCTCGTAGCTGTCGGCGTCAACTTTTCATTTCGACTCCCAATTCAGTGCTACACAAGGCGCCTCGTGGTCACCAGAAACAAGTTGACGCCTCTTGTCACAGCCTGGAGCTCCCGACATGCGGCGACTGTGCCGAAAGGCCAAGGTGAAGATGCAGCCCGACTTTGGCGGTTGCGGGTAGCTGGTTTGACAGAGCGGTCTCGTGCACGGATATATAAAAGCTGGGGTGTCCAGAGATGGAAGTCATTTGCCCCTTTCCTGAGCATGGCTCCCTTCATTATCGTCTCAGAAGCTCTCAGACGCCTTTGTGGTGCCCCCACGGGATGGCTCAGCCATTCATTTGGACTGGTAGATATCCAGGCTGTTTCATCTGCCGTAGAGATGTCTCGCCGCTATCTTGATGAATCCCTGGTGGACGGCGGTTGTCTCTGGTTTACAGATCTTACCGCCATGGATCCTTATTATGCGCTTCCCATCATCTGCTCGGCACTGCTTGCCCGGACGTCATGGGGGAGGCTGTCAAAGGACCAGCTTCGGGCCTTGCTGAGTGTCAGTCCGCCTCAGATGCCACAAACACCTGCTACCAGGATTCGGACAGCGGTAGGCCGAACACTTCTTTTAGtccccctcttccccatcCTCTTTGCCGACCTACCCAGCGCAATTTTCTTGTACTGGGCATCGACGTTTGCCCTCAACGATGTCAACGAGGCCATCCTAGGGAGACTATATCCACAAAAATCACCGGCATCTTCAAAACCTACTCCGAAGCCGGCGGCAGTACTGCCATATCTACGAGGAGTGGTAGATTCCAAGGAACAGCCAGGTCCGAATAGATAATAAAATTTTGATTTCAACGCGCTCAAGGTAAAATTCCAATATTGTCCAAAGTGATCCGAATCCTACCTATATACATCTTCGAAAAAAACGAGGTCAGGACATTGTATAAACCAGCCACAAAACACGCctggacaaaagaaaagaacaagcaaaaggaaagaagaggaaactCCGTGTAGAAACAAAGATCACTAATTAGCCCGGTGTATCGTCTCGCGCAACTCGCATTCAGCCAATGAAGATCGCCAGAAGCACAATAGTCAAAATGACGGCCATTATAagaagcaagcagcagcccttGTTGCGCGCCGCCTTTTGGTATCGAGCGGCTTGACGAGTCTCTACGTCAGCGCCGCGGGTGCTTTCGTGGATGTTTTCAACGGTATCAGAAATGGTAATGAGTTGCTGGCCCTGCTCGGTGACAATCTGTGCCACTTGCTTGAATAGCACATTCAAGTCGCCAACGCCCTGCTCGATGTTTCggatttcctcttctcgcTCGATGATCAAGGCTTCCTGGAAATCCACCTCGTCCTGTGGGGCCAGTTGCGAtagttgctgctgctgttgcagtTGTAGCTGTTCCTCTCCCCCGGCGCCAGATATTTCTGATGCCTGCGCCTCTCGGGCCGCAGTGATGGATGCGCGCTCTTTTTCCAAAGCCTTCCTTTGCAGACTCTGGAACTCCTGGAGAGCAGTCTGAAAATCGCTCGAGACCTTTGTCTGTTCGTacttttgttgtttctggCAACATGAGtcagctcatcatcattccGCATGGCAAGATGCAAGCGCAGACGTACGGTAAGATCCTCCCAtgtctgcagcttcttcacgcCATCGCCAATGTCCTTGCAAATCTCCCGAGACTTCTCCATTGTGTTGTGAACCCGCTCCCGCAAGCGAGGGGTATCTTTCTTAGTCCCCAAGACGTTGACATCGTTGGCAAGCTTGCGGTTATTGCTTAGCAGGGACTGCAGTTTGTTTTTCAGCTCGTACTGAAGGTCTTGGAACGCAGGGTCGTCAGTGTAGCCGGCGCCGCCCTGGCCGGCCTCGAGGCTGTTGAGTCGGTCGTATGCCATGGTCGCGGCGGTTCACAGGGCGGAGTAGAAACGGAACGGGAAACGCGAATAGGGGAATATGGTCCGTATTGCTGGTATATAGTGTATAAGCGCCGCAGAAGGATAGAAGCCGACGAAATGCGATGCGATTCTAGCGCTTGCGAGCAACAAAGACAGCCAAGACGAGCCGTTCGGGATGCAAAACGGAAGATGAATGAAACCCGCTGGGACGATGGGGCTCTACGTAACCTGTTGCGACGGCCGAGTTACGACATGCATGCAAGTCACTTGGGCGATGGCGCGCCAATCAGAGGCGACGCCACCCATTCCACCTTTGCTTATCGCCACGTGATGCGCCCAGATAGAGCCAGGCTTGGCGCGTCTAGCGCAGCTCTGCACAGCTTCATGGTTGCTTAGCCGgtgatttttcttttatttactCCGTTCATTACATCTCGTCCACCCACGCATTGATATCCCATCTCGTCCAACGTCCTTTCTCGACCCGACGTTCCATTTCTCCGAGGGAATGCGCCGCGACCATGGCGGGCACACAAACGCGGCGAGCCCCCTATAAGGACACACTGCAGCCTGCGTTGCATCGACgcttctcctcaacagcTAGTCTGTTGTTGGCCGTGTCGTACCTCCAATCGATCTTGCTGAGCAGCTGGGACTCCTGTGAGAAGCCaatccctcccccccggGCCTTCTGAGTGCCTCTCTCTAACCAAGGGCGGAATGGAATGATACAGATTTTTGGTCTTGGTTCCCTCTAGGCCCAGCAGGCTTTCgaacgctgctgctgttcgcGTGCGGTCTCACCATTCTCGTTCTCCGAATCGCATTCTACCACGTGGGCATAAAGACGACAAGCTCAGGACTGCATAGCCTTGCATCTGCGCTTCTCAGTCCCCGAACCTACGAGACAGCCTTTTGGTACGGTACTTCGAGTCTGCTCTACTGCGCCATCTATCTAGGAACGACAGATGAGGATTCAAATCTTCATTGGATCAACTACTTTAGTGGCGACCGCGCCAGGCTAAACGAGCGACCTGTCTTTTTGGCCTGCTACATGATCACGTTCGCGCTCATTCAGACTGTTGAGCATTACAGACATGATACCGACCGTCTGGATCTCGGCGCGCTGGAAAGGAAGCCTGCGGCGGAGCAAAAGAACACAGGTATCATATCAGGATCCCTTCAAGCTGttctggaggagctgccTATGGCCCTGGCTGAATGCTTCAAGCTGGCACTCATGACTATACCTGCGACACTCATcctttactttttcttcctgaGATCGTTTGCCTGGTCGTGGACTTTGACATTCCTCCGTCCGTTCTACAACCTGCCCAGAACTAACATGCTTCCATCGTCCTGGCCCTCGGATATCTACCTCTTGGCTCGTTGTGTTTTAGCAGGAGTTGGTGTTGGATTTTTGTGGGCAGCCGGTAACAGGGCTTTCTCAATTTTCATGGTTAAGAAGCCTCTGAAGAACGACAATCCCTTGACGTCTGATTCCAAGGACCCCAATGGCAGTCTTCTTAATGGTCTTAAgagcaagaagctctccaTCAAGGTAAGGATACGAAATCGGGTTAATATCATATATAATGTTTTGAATGCTGACAAATGGAATCATAACAGTCCTTTGCCATGTGGGAATTGGCCCTCACAGCTCAAAACTATGGACCCCGGAGGCAAAGTATTTTCAACGATATTGACCGCCAAGGTGGCCCCATGTGGTCTCAGATATACACAATCTGCATGGAGACTCTAAAAAGCATCGAGTCAAATGTTGATGCATATGGACAACCAGCAGCACACGCAGCTCCTGAAGCCGCACAGATCGAAGAAAAGCAACGCTCGTCAGCTCCGTTGAGGGAAGATACTATTTTCGCCAGCCAGTCCCGACAAGCAACCCTTCGGACTGGGGTTGAAAAAGCTCTGGACAAACTTGCACGGAACCCTGGCTCGACACCCGCTTCAGAGCTTAGCCCTATCGCTCGCAAAACCTGGCAGAGTGCCAAAGACCGAGTGTTGAGCAAAGAACAGCAAGACGCAGTTTCTCCTGACCATTTAATGGACCAAGCCAGACAGGTGGCCATTCGCCTTATATCAATTGGATGGATTGGCGATATAATC
This genomic stretch from Trichoderma breve strain T069 chromosome 1, whole genome shotgun sequence harbors:
- a CDS encoding gamma-glutamyltranspeptidase domain-containing protein; translation: MWIESPAVRGPRLLGSLLLALTLPSAITVQAAAIQQEIIFQKETPGHVGGVASESRECSAIGRDLLARGGNAIDALVGTTFCVGVIGMYHSGIGGGGFAVVRDANGEYEAIDFREAAPAAAFEDMYKNNASASIRGGLAVGVPSEIKGLEYMHTKYGVLPWKTVMQGAIHVARNGFRVSSDLVRYMSSTFKADGGTFLTKDPNWAADFAPDGDLVKEGAWMTRKRYADTLEKVSKHGSEIFYSGEIAETIVDYVRRTGGTMTLDDMTNYKVVIRPVHNVTYRGLTLHGIGSPAGGAVSLQILKIMERYDSEDWADQDLSRHRLTEAMRFAYAARISLGDPEFVDADVEGFEKEMLDPKNIDAIHERIWDNQTHPTKYYNPEDFYVPENHGTSHIVAADKSGMAVSLTTTVNLLFGAQIVEPETGIILNNEMNDFSIPGVSNEFGFAPSVANYIRPGKRPLSSITPIIAAFPNGTLYAAIGAAGGSRIISATAQVLWHVLDDHDATLAGALQRPRLHDQLMPNTVLLEEMFDDEVALGLEKRGHNVTWARPGLSSVQAVRRFTDGVFEAAGEPRQKNSAGYTL
- a CDS encoding glycosyl transferases group 1 domain-containing protein, whose amino-acid sequence is MAIFVTFVATSPLILLFVLPLIASGIGWILRVKTDGTRKHLVSLMDEEHKKYLQQRPESGSTTNDSLDANGNLKDSKDWDGVVGFFHPFCNAGGGGERVLWAAIRATQDRWPRAKCFVYTGDRTLTKGAVLNRIKTRFNIELHAPTVQFLDLSKTRWVLASRWPVFTLLGQSLGSIVLAWDAFSLLVPDVFIDTMGYAFALSLSKLLFRSVPTGAYVHYPTISTDMLESLDPTSAVGSQGVNAGRGTGAKGAVKKAYWHLFALLYSIVGSSIDVVMTNSTWTQGHVKSLWGPYRRGKDRENPIAVVYPPVAVSEFEKEVDVSAESEKMREPILIYIAQFRPEKNHPLVLQSFADFVKTKTEAAEKAKLVLIGSVRDDSDSKRVYKLRLMANELGIKDRVLFHINASWAEILDWSRKASVGVNGMWNEHFGIGVVEYQAAGLISVVHDSGGPKLDIVTEVDGQPTGFHGSTAAEFAAGYEAALSLPDPLAMRLRARKSATRFSEEVFEEKWLAQMDRLAALCRRR
- a CDS encoding syntaxin-like protein domain-containing protein; its protein translation is MAYDRLNSLEAGQGGAGYTDDPAFQDLQYELKNKLQSLLSNNRKLANDVNVLGTKKDTPRLRERVHNTMEKSREICKDIGDGVKKLQTWEDLTKQQKYEQTKVSSDFQTALQEFQSLQRKALEKERASITAAREAQASEISGAGGEEQLQLQQQQQLSQLAPQDEVDFQEALIIEREEEIRNIEQGVGDLNVLFKQVAQIVTEQGQQLITISDTVENIHESTRGADVETRQAARYQKAARNKGCCLLLIMAVILTIVLLAIFIG
- a CDS encoding nucleoporin protein ndc1-Nup domain-containing protein translates to MAGTQTRRAPYKDTLQPALHRRFSSTASLLLAVSYLQSILLSSWDSYFWSWFPLGPAGFRTLLLFACGLTILVLRIAFYHVGIKTTSSGLHSLASALLSPRTYETAFWYGTSSLLYCAIYLGTTDEDSNLHWINYFSGDRARLNERPVFLACYMITFALIQTVEHYRHDTDRLDLGALERKPAAEQKNTGIISGSLQAVLEELPMALAECFKLALMTIPATLILYFFFLRSFAWSWTLTFLRPFYNLPRTNMLPSSWPSDIYLLARCVLAGVGVGFLWAAGNRAFSIFMVKKPLKNDNPLTSDSKDPNGSLLNGLKSKKLSIKSFAMWELALTAQNYGPRRQSIFNDIDRQGGPMWSQIYTICMETLKSIESNVDAYGQPAAHAAPEAAQIEEKQRSSAPLREDTIFASQSRQATLRTGVEKALDKLARNPGSTPASELSPIARKTWQSAKDRVLSKEQQDAVSPDHLMDQARQVAIRLISIGWIGDIIRQSFRTQFAAAVLGGSFAEPTLHANAATALCQLAVHSLAEDSYGNVHRDVPSIIRTLASIIKKVEGLKAQFPLHWTDVTGLKECPEVDEVVEALKTGLEQVISKFEPYSTDLRLTPTDLRIAKEAIGKPVEQAPKRREVTPEPKKRASIETRTNGDRAERKPARADFKRVEFKRVEFKEPEMEQVR